One window of the Saccopteryx leptura isolate mSacLep1 chromosome 9, mSacLep1_pri_phased_curated, whole genome shotgun sequence genome contains the following:
- the ORC6 gene encoding origin recognition complex subunit 6, with product MESGLIPHLARRLGVTEPRVLRKAEEYLRLSQVKCAGLSAHTTETSSAVMCLDLAASCMNCPLDRAYLTKLSGLSKKMYPSCLKSFECLLGLNSNVSIRDLAVQFSCTEAVSLAAKVLQSYESSLPRARQEDLDLSRPLFTAAALLTACRILKLKVDKSKMVATSGVKKAIFDRLCKQLEKIGQQIDREPPDSGDSGTPLWKKKKTAAEQPPGKETEKVVEVPRKPQSDEALTLDYEEWKRRILENAARALEVSAE from the exons GAAAGCGGAGGAGTACTTGCGACTGTCCCAGGTGAAGTGTGCTGGCCTGTCTGCGCACACCACAGAGACCAGCAGTGCAGTCATGTGCCTGGACCTGGCGGCTTCCTGTATGAACTGCCCCTTGGACAGG GCTTATCTGACTAAactctctggtttgagcaagaagatGTATCCGAGCTGTCTTAAATCTTTTGAGTGTTTACTGGGCCTGAATTCAAACGTCAGCATAAGAGACCTGGCTGTCCAGTTCAGCTGCACAGAAGCAGTGAGCTTGGCCGCAAAGGTGCTGCAAAG CTACGAGTCCAGTCTCCCGCGGGCACGGCAGGAGGATCTCGACCTATCCAGGCCACTCTTCACCGCCGCCGCGCTGCTCACGGCCTGCAG gattttaaagcTAAAGGtggataaaagtaaaatggtagCCACGTCTGGTGTGAAGAAAGCCATATTTGATCGACTGTGTAAACAACTAGAGAAGATCGGGCAGCAAATTGACA GAGAGCCTCCAGACTCGGGAGACTCAGGCACTCCGctgtggaagaaaaagaagacgGCGGCTGAGCAGCCTCCAGGAAAGG AAACGGAGAAGGTGGTAGAAGTCCCACGGAAACCACAGAGCGACGAGGCCCTCACACTGGACTACGAGGAGTGGAAGAGGCGGATCCTGGAGAACGCTGCCCGAGCCCTGGAGGTCAGCGCCGAGTGA
- the MYLK3 gene encoding myosin light chain kinase 3 isoform X3 produces MQSIQRNHHLLQNKEREEERGARPPCALSSRGVQAELRGPGEESQTADQPEGTAERLPPVGASGLGPDALAQPEASPGLGDGVPGPDHVPPGHLLPPREAAARAPEVSGEDPGTSLELPAVPNVVSEAPSGHEAALAAEAGPLPCHPEPLPAEEGVKLTSEPTDQARAAPCGEDPEPRTSTRVQETDTPGELLVTPGHSPAPTPAPEAAAAAQPGEQDLPEPSCPQPPGAELEKQTQTEASVCPPLPERSSDEGAEAQEKQGPTADPTMGPSGTRSDEGDIVEAPGLQQDNSLGAGKPEPGTGCTPGGLGGAAAGSWVLDDSPAPPAPFEHRIVSVRETSASAGYSVCQTEVLGGGRFGQVHRCTEKSTGLLLAAKIIKVKSAKDREDVMNEISVMNQLIHVNLIQLYDAFEGKNRFTLVMEYVDGGELFDRITDEKYHLTELDVILFTKQICEGVHYLHQHYILHLDLKPENILCVNQTGHQIKIIDFGLARRYKPREKLKVNFGTPEFLAPEVVNYEFVSFPTDMWSVGVITYMLLSGLSPFLGETDAETMNYIVNCCWDFDANSFEGLSEDAKDFVSRLLVKEKSCRMSATQCLKHAWLSSLPARASKSNACLKSQLLLQKYLTHRKWKKHFHVVTAANRLKKFPSCP; encoded by the exons aacaaagagagagaggaagagagaggagccaGACCACCGTGTGCGCTGAGCAGCAGGGGCGTGCAGGCCGAGCTCAGGGGGCCTGGGGAAG AGAGCCAGACGGCTGACCAGCCAGAGGGGACGGCGGAGAGGCTGCCCCCCGTCGGTGCTTCGGGGCTGGGTCCGGACGCCCTCGCCCAGCCAGAGGCCTCGCCGGGGCTGGGAGACGGGGTTCCTGGGCCAGACCACGTGCCGCCTGGACACCTGCTGCCGCCCAGAGAGGCAGCAGCCAGAGCTCCTGAGGTGTCCGGCGAGGACCCTGGGACCAGCTTGGAGTTGCCTGCGGTGCCCAACGTGGTCAGCGAGGCCCCCTCCGGCCACGAGGCTGCACTGGCTGCAGAAGCAGGGCCATTACCCTGCCACCCCGAACCCCTGCCCGCGGAAGAGGGCGTGAAGCTGACGTCAGAGCCCACAGACCAGGCCAGGGCAGCTCCCTGTGGGGAAGACCCAGAGCCAAG GACCTCCACCCGCGTGCAGGAGACGGACACCCCTGGGGAGCTGCTGGTGACGCCAGGGCACAGCCCTGCACCCACCCCTGCTCCAGAGGCTGCAGCCGCTGCCCAGCCAggggagcaggacctgcctgagCCGAGTTGTCCCCAGCCCCCTGGGGCCGAGCTGGAAAAGCAGACCCAGACAGAAGCCAGCGTGTGCCCCCCCCTGCCCGAGCGGAGCAGCGACGAgggagcagaggcccaggagAAGCAGGGGCCCACAGCCGACCCCACCATGGGCCCGAGCGGGACCAGGAGTGACGAGGGGGACATCGTGGAGGCCCCTGGCCTGCAGCAGGACAACAGCCTGGGGGCAGGGAAGCCTGAGCCTGGGACAGGCTGCACCCCCGGGGGCCTGGGCGGAGCTGCGGCTGGCAGCTGGGTTCTGG ATGACAGTCCAGCCCCGCCAGCCCCTTTCGAGCACCGCATTGTGAGCGTCAGGGAGACCTCGGCCTCAGCGGGGTACAGCGTGTGCCAGACTGAAGTCTTGGGAGG GGGCCGCTTCGGTCAGGTCCACAGGTGCACGGAGAAGTCCACAGGCCTCCTGCTGGCGGCCAAGATCATCAAAGTGAAGAGCGCCAAGGATCGG GAGGACGTCATGAACGAGATCAGCGTCATGAACCAGCTGATCCACGTCAACCTGATACAGCTCTACGATGCCTTCGAGGGCAAGAACAGGTTCACCCTGGTCATGGAGTA CGTGGACGGGGGCGAGCTCTTTGACCGGATCACCGACGAGAAGTACCACCTGACCGAACTGGACGTGATCTTGTTCACCAAGCAGATCTGTGAGGGCGTGCACTACCTGCATCAGCACTACATCCTGCACCTGGACCTCAAG CCGGAGAACATACTGTGTGTCAATCAGACAGGACACCAAATAAAGATCATTGATTTTGGGCTGGCCAGAAG GTACAAGCCTCGGGAGAAGCTGAAGGTGAACTTCGGCACTCCTGAGTTCCTGGCCCCGGAAGTTGTCAACTACGAGTTTGTCTCGTTTCCCACCGACATGTGGAGTGTGGGCGTCATCACTTACATGCT aCTCAGCGGTTTGTCCCCGTTTCTAGGGGAAACAGATGCTGAGACCATGAATTACATCGTGAACTGTTGCTGGGATTTCGATGCCAACTCCTTCGAGGGGCTGTCGGAAGACGCCAAAGACTTTGTGTCCCGGTTGCTGGTCAAAGAGAAGAG CTGCAGGATGAGCGCCACCCAGTGCCTGAAACACGCGTGGCTGAGCAGTCTGCCCGCCCGGGCTTCCAAATCCAACGCCTGCCTCAAGTCGCAGCTGCTGCTGCAGAAGTACCTGACTCACAGGAAGTGGAAG AAACATTTCCACGTGGTGACTGCTGCCAACAGGTTAAAGAAATTTCCATCTTGTCCCTAA
- the MYLK3 gene encoding myosin light chain kinase 3 isoform X5: MRKKENKEREEERGARPPCALSSRGVQAELRGPGEESQTADQPEGTAERLPPVGASGLGPDALAQPEASPGLGDGVPGPDHVPPGHLLPPREAAARAPEVSGEDPGTSLELPAVPNVVSEAPSGHEAALAAEAGPLPCHPEPLPAEEGVKLTSEPTDQARAAPCGEDPEPRTSTRVQETDTPGELLVTPGHSPAPTPAPEAAAAAQPGEQDLPEPSCPQPPGAELEKQTQTEASVCPPLPERSSDEGAEAQEKQGPTADPTMGPSGTRSDEGDIVEAPGLQQDNSLGAGKPEPGTGCTPGGLGGAAAGSWVLDDSPAPPAPFEHRIVSVRETSASAGYSVCQTEVLGGGRFGQVHRCTEKSTGLLLAAKIIKVKSAKDREDVMNEISVMNQLIHVNLIQLYDAFEGKNRFTLVMEYVDGGELFDRITDEKYHLTELDVILFTKQICEGVHYLHQHYILHLDLKPENILCVNQTGHQIKIIDFGLARRYKPREKLKVNFGTPEFLAPEVVNYEFVSFPTDMWSVGVITYMLLSGLSPFLGETDAETMNYIVNCCWDFDANSFEGLSEDAKDFVSRLLVKEKSCRMSATQCLKHAWLSSLPARASKSNACLKSQLLLQKYLTHRKWKKHFHVVTAANRLKKFPSCP; encoded by the exons aacaaagagagagaggaagagagaggagccaGACCACCGTGTGCGCTGAGCAGCAGGGGCGTGCAGGCCGAGCTCAGGGGGCCTGGGGAAG AGAGCCAGACGGCTGACCAGCCAGAGGGGACGGCGGAGAGGCTGCCCCCCGTCGGTGCTTCGGGGCTGGGTCCGGACGCCCTCGCCCAGCCAGAGGCCTCGCCGGGGCTGGGAGACGGGGTTCCTGGGCCAGACCACGTGCCGCCTGGACACCTGCTGCCGCCCAGAGAGGCAGCAGCCAGAGCTCCTGAGGTGTCCGGCGAGGACCCTGGGACCAGCTTGGAGTTGCCTGCGGTGCCCAACGTGGTCAGCGAGGCCCCCTCCGGCCACGAGGCTGCACTGGCTGCAGAAGCAGGGCCATTACCCTGCCACCCCGAACCCCTGCCCGCGGAAGAGGGCGTGAAGCTGACGTCAGAGCCCACAGACCAGGCCAGGGCAGCTCCCTGTGGGGAAGACCCAGAGCCAAG GACCTCCACCCGCGTGCAGGAGACGGACACCCCTGGGGAGCTGCTGGTGACGCCAGGGCACAGCCCTGCACCCACCCCTGCTCCAGAGGCTGCAGCCGCTGCCCAGCCAggggagcaggacctgcctgagCCGAGTTGTCCCCAGCCCCCTGGGGCCGAGCTGGAAAAGCAGACCCAGACAGAAGCCAGCGTGTGCCCCCCCCTGCCCGAGCGGAGCAGCGACGAgggagcagaggcccaggagAAGCAGGGGCCCACAGCCGACCCCACCATGGGCCCGAGCGGGACCAGGAGTGACGAGGGGGACATCGTGGAGGCCCCTGGCCTGCAGCAGGACAACAGCCTGGGGGCAGGGAAGCCTGAGCCTGGGACAGGCTGCACCCCCGGGGGCCTGGGCGGAGCTGCGGCTGGCAGCTGGGTTCTGG ATGACAGTCCAGCCCCGCCAGCCCCTTTCGAGCACCGCATTGTGAGCGTCAGGGAGACCTCGGCCTCAGCGGGGTACAGCGTGTGCCAGACTGAAGTCTTGGGAGG GGGCCGCTTCGGTCAGGTCCACAGGTGCACGGAGAAGTCCACAGGCCTCCTGCTGGCGGCCAAGATCATCAAAGTGAAGAGCGCCAAGGATCGG GAGGACGTCATGAACGAGATCAGCGTCATGAACCAGCTGATCCACGTCAACCTGATACAGCTCTACGATGCCTTCGAGGGCAAGAACAGGTTCACCCTGGTCATGGAGTA CGTGGACGGGGGCGAGCTCTTTGACCGGATCACCGACGAGAAGTACCACCTGACCGAACTGGACGTGATCTTGTTCACCAAGCAGATCTGTGAGGGCGTGCACTACCTGCATCAGCACTACATCCTGCACCTGGACCTCAAG CCGGAGAACATACTGTGTGTCAATCAGACAGGACACCAAATAAAGATCATTGATTTTGGGCTGGCCAGAAG GTACAAGCCTCGGGAGAAGCTGAAGGTGAACTTCGGCACTCCTGAGTTCCTGGCCCCGGAAGTTGTCAACTACGAGTTTGTCTCGTTTCCCACCGACATGTGGAGTGTGGGCGTCATCACTTACATGCT aCTCAGCGGTTTGTCCCCGTTTCTAGGGGAAACAGATGCTGAGACCATGAATTACATCGTGAACTGTTGCTGGGATTTCGATGCCAACTCCTTCGAGGGGCTGTCGGAAGACGCCAAAGACTTTGTGTCCCGGTTGCTGGTCAAAGAGAAGAG CTGCAGGATGAGCGCCACCCAGTGCCTGAAACACGCGTGGCTGAGCAGTCTGCCCGCCCGGGCTTCCAAATCCAACGCCTGCCTCAAGTCGCAGCTGCTGCTGCAGAAGTACCTGACTCACAGGAAGTGGAAG AAACATTTCCACGTGGTGACTGCTGCCAACAGGTTAAAGAAATTTCCATCTTGTCCCTAA
- the MYLK3 gene encoding myosin light chain kinase 3 isoform X4: MDRRWYNKEREEERGARPPCALSSRGVQAELRGPGEESQTADQPEGTAERLPPVGASGLGPDALAQPEASPGLGDGVPGPDHVPPGHLLPPREAAARAPEVSGEDPGTSLELPAVPNVVSEAPSGHEAALAAEAGPLPCHPEPLPAEEGVKLTSEPTDQARAAPCGEDPEPRTSTRVQETDTPGELLVTPGHSPAPTPAPEAAAAAQPGEQDLPEPSCPQPPGAELEKQTQTEASVCPPLPERSSDEGAEAQEKQGPTADPTMGPSGTRSDEGDIVEAPGLQQDNSLGAGKPEPGTGCTPGGLGGAAAGSWVLDDSPAPPAPFEHRIVSVRETSASAGYSVCQTEVLGGGRFGQVHRCTEKSTGLLLAAKIIKVKSAKDREDVMNEISVMNQLIHVNLIQLYDAFEGKNRFTLVMEYVDGGELFDRITDEKYHLTELDVILFTKQICEGVHYLHQHYILHLDLKPENILCVNQTGHQIKIIDFGLARRYKPREKLKVNFGTPEFLAPEVVNYEFVSFPTDMWSVGVITYMLLSGLSPFLGETDAETMNYIVNCCWDFDANSFEGLSEDAKDFVSRLLVKEKSCRMSATQCLKHAWLSSLPARASKSNACLKSQLLLQKYLTHRKWKKHFHVVTAANRLKKFPSCP; encoded by the exons aacaaagagagagaggaagagagaggagccaGACCACCGTGTGCGCTGAGCAGCAGGGGCGTGCAGGCCGAGCTCAGGGGGCCTGGGGAAG AGAGCCAGACGGCTGACCAGCCAGAGGGGACGGCGGAGAGGCTGCCCCCCGTCGGTGCTTCGGGGCTGGGTCCGGACGCCCTCGCCCAGCCAGAGGCCTCGCCGGGGCTGGGAGACGGGGTTCCTGGGCCAGACCACGTGCCGCCTGGACACCTGCTGCCGCCCAGAGAGGCAGCAGCCAGAGCTCCTGAGGTGTCCGGCGAGGACCCTGGGACCAGCTTGGAGTTGCCTGCGGTGCCCAACGTGGTCAGCGAGGCCCCCTCCGGCCACGAGGCTGCACTGGCTGCAGAAGCAGGGCCATTACCCTGCCACCCCGAACCCCTGCCCGCGGAAGAGGGCGTGAAGCTGACGTCAGAGCCCACAGACCAGGCCAGGGCAGCTCCCTGTGGGGAAGACCCAGAGCCAAG GACCTCCACCCGCGTGCAGGAGACGGACACCCCTGGGGAGCTGCTGGTGACGCCAGGGCACAGCCCTGCACCCACCCCTGCTCCAGAGGCTGCAGCCGCTGCCCAGCCAggggagcaggacctgcctgagCCGAGTTGTCCCCAGCCCCCTGGGGCCGAGCTGGAAAAGCAGACCCAGACAGAAGCCAGCGTGTGCCCCCCCCTGCCCGAGCGGAGCAGCGACGAgggagcagaggcccaggagAAGCAGGGGCCCACAGCCGACCCCACCATGGGCCCGAGCGGGACCAGGAGTGACGAGGGGGACATCGTGGAGGCCCCTGGCCTGCAGCAGGACAACAGCCTGGGGGCAGGGAAGCCTGAGCCTGGGACAGGCTGCACCCCCGGGGGCCTGGGCGGAGCTGCGGCTGGCAGCTGGGTTCTGG ATGACAGTCCAGCCCCGCCAGCCCCTTTCGAGCACCGCATTGTGAGCGTCAGGGAGACCTCGGCCTCAGCGGGGTACAGCGTGTGCCAGACTGAAGTCTTGGGAGG GGGCCGCTTCGGTCAGGTCCACAGGTGCACGGAGAAGTCCACAGGCCTCCTGCTGGCGGCCAAGATCATCAAAGTGAAGAGCGCCAAGGATCGG GAGGACGTCATGAACGAGATCAGCGTCATGAACCAGCTGATCCACGTCAACCTGATACAGCTCTACGATGCCTTCGAGGGCAAGAACAGGTTCACCCTGGTCATGGAGTA CGTGGACGGGGGCGAGCTCTTTGACCGGATCACCGACGAGAAGTACCACCTGACCGAACTGGACGTGATCTTGTTCACCAAGCAGATCTGTGAGGGCGTGCACTACCTGCATCAGCACTACATCCTGCACCTGGACCTCAAG CCGGAGAACATACTGTGTGTCAATCAGACAGGACACCAAATAAAGATCATTGATTTTGGGCTGGCCAGAAG GTACAAGCCTCGGGAGAAGCTGAAGGTGAACTTCGGCACTCCTGAGTTCCTGGCCCCGGAAGTTGTCAACTACGAGTTTGTCTCGTTTCCCACCGACATGTGGAGTGTGGGCGTCATCACTTACATGCT aCTCAGCGGTTTGTCCCCGTTTCTAGGGGAAACAGATGCTGAGACCATGAATTACATCGTGAACTGTTGCTGGGATTTCGATGCCAACTCCTTCGAGGGGCTGTCGGAAGACGCCAAAGACTTTGTGTCCCGGTTGCTGGTCAAAGAGAAGAG CTGCAGGATGAGCGCCACCCAGTGCCTGAAACACGCGTGGCTGAGCAGTCTGCCCGCCCGGGCTTCCAAATCCAACGCCTGCCTCAAGTCGCAGCTGCTGCTGCAGAAGTACCTGACTCACAGGAAGTGGAAG AAACATTTCCACGTGGTGACTGCTGCCAACAGGTTAAAGAAATTTCCATCTTGTCCCTAA
- the MYLK3 gene encoding myosin light chain kinase 3 isoform X2: protein MTLCPPLAQRSPSARGRQRASGYTQIFANKEREEERGARPPCALSSRGVQAELRGPGEESQTADQPEGTAERLPPVGASGLGPDALAQPEASPGLGDGVPGPDHVPPGHLLPPREAAARAPEVSGEDPGTSLELPAVPNVVSEAPSGHEAALAAEAGPLPCHPEPLPAEEGVKLTSEPTDQARAAPCGEDPEPRTSTRVQETDTPGELLVTPGHSPAPTPAPEAAAAAQPGEQDLPEPSCPQPPGAELEKQTQTEASVCPPLPERSSDEGAEAQEKQGPTADPTMGPSGTRSDEGDIVEAPGLQQDNSLGAGKPEPGTGCTPGGLGGAAAGSWVLDDSPAPPAPFEHRIVSVRETSASAGYSVCQTEVLGGGRFGQVHRCTEKSTGLLLAAKIIKVKSAKDREDVMNEISVMNQLIHVNLIQLYDAFEGKNRFTLVMEYVDGGELFDRITDEKYHLTELDVILFTKQICEGVHYLHQHYILHLDLKPENILCVNQTGHQIKIIDFGLARRYKPREKLKVNFGTPEFLAPEVVNYEFVSFPTDMWSVGVITYMLLSGLSPFLGETDAETMNYIVNCCWDFDANSFEGLSEDAKDFVSRLLVKEKSCRMSATQCLKHAWLSSLPARASKSNACLKSQLLLQKYLTHRKWKKHFHVVTAANRLKKFPSCP, encoded by the exons aacaaagagagagaggaagagagaggagccaGACCACCGTGTGCGCTGAGCAGCAGGGGCGTGCAGGCCGAGCTCAGGGGGCCTGGGGAAG AGAGCCAGACGGCTGACCAGCCAGAGGGGACGGCGGAGAGGCTGCCCCCCGTCGGTGCTTCGGGGCTGGGTCCGGACGCCCTCGCCCAGCCAGAGGCCTCGCCGGGGCTGGGAGACGGGGTTCCTGGGCCAGACCACGTGCCGCCTGGACACCTGCTGCCGCCCAGAGAGGCAGCAGCCAGAGCTCCTGAGGTGTCCGGCGAGGACCCTGGGACCAGCTTGGAGTTGCCTGCGGTGCCCAACGTGGTCAGCGAGGCCCCCTCCGGCCACGAGGCTGCACTGGCTGCAGAAGCAGGGCCATTACCCTGCCACCCCGAACCCCTGCCCGCGGAAGAGGGCGTGAAGCTGACGTCAGAGCCCACAGACCAGGCCAGGGCAGCTCCCTGTGGGGAAGACCCAGAGCCAAG GACCTCCACCCGCGTGCAGGAGACGGACACCCCTGGGGAGCTGCTGGTGACGCCAGGGCACAGCCCTGCACCCACCCCTGCTCCAGAGGCTGCAGCCGCTGCCCAGCCAggggagcaggacctgcctgagCCGAGTTGTCCCCAGCCCCCTGGGGCCGAGCTGGAAAAGCAGACCCAGACAGAAGCCAGCGTGTGCCCCCCCCTGCCCGAGCGGAGCAGCGACGAgggagcagaggcccaggagAAGCAGGGGCCCACAGCCGACCCCACCATGGGCCCGAGCGGGACCAGGAGTGACGAGGGGGACATCGTGGAGGCCCCTGGCCTGCAGCAGGACAACAGCCTGGGGGCAGGGAAGCCTGAGCCTGGGACAGGCTGCACCCCCGGGGGCCTGGGCGGAGCTGCGGCTGGCAGCTGGGTTCTGG ATGACAGTCCAGCCCCGCCAGCCCCTTTCGAGCACCGCATTGTGAGCGTCAGGGAGACCTCGGCCTCAGCGGGGTACAGCGTGTGCCAGACTGAAGTCTTGGGAGG GGGCCGCTTCGGTCAGGTCCACAGGTGCACGGAGAAGTCCACAGGCCTCCTGCTGGCGGCCAAGATCATCAAAGTGAAGAGCGCCAAGGATCGG GAGGACGTCATGAACGAGATCAGCGTCATGAACCAGCTGATCCACGTCAACCTGATACAGCTCTACGATGCCTTCGAGGGCAAGAACAGGTTCACCCTGGTCATGGAGTA CGTGGACGGGGGCGAGCTCTTTGACCGGATCACCGACGAGAAGTACCACCTGACCGAACTGGACGTGATCTTGTTCACCAAGCAGATCTGTGAGGGCGTGCACTACCTGCATCAGCACTACATCCTGCACCTGGACCTCAAG CCGGAGAACATACTGTGTGTCAATCAGACAGGACACCAAATAAAGATCATTGATTTTGGGCTGGCCAGAAG GTACAAGCCTCGGGAGAAGCTGAAGGTGAACTTCGGCACTCCTGAGTTCCTGGCCCCGGAAGTTGTCAACTACGAGTTTGTCTCGTTTCCCACCGACATGTGGAGTGTGGGCGTCATCACTTACATGCT aCTCAGCGGTTTGTCCCCGTTTCTAGGGGAAACAGATGCTGAGACCATGAATTACATCGTGAACTGTTGCTGGGATTTCGATGCCAACTCCTTCGAGGGGCTGTCGGAAGACGCCAAAGACTTTGTGTCCCGGTTGCTGGTCAAAGAGAAGAG CTGCAGGATGAGCGCCACCCAGTGCCTGAAACACGCGTGGCTGAGCAGTCTGCCCGCCCGGGCTTCCAAATCCAACGCCTGCCTCAAGTCGCAGCTGCTGCTGCAGAAGTACCTGACTCACAGGAAGTGGAAG AAACATTTCCACGTGGTGACTGCTGCCAACAGGTTAAAGAAATTTCCATCTTGTCCCTAA